Genomic DNA from Flavobacterium sp. N502540:
AGGGATAATATTGTTTCTGAATTTCTCATTTTCACGTGTCGAGATTGAGATTTCCAAATCCTCATTCCACAAACGATAGGCGCAAATGAGCTGTGTCAAATCCTTATCGTCCATAATAAAATTAGGTTCAATAATGCCTTCTGCCGGGCGGAGTCTTGGAAAGGAAACCGAATATTTAGTCTGCCAGTATTTTTTTTGAAGATAATCCAGGTGTAACGCATTAAAAAAGCTGTCGGTTCGCCAGTCTTCCAGCCCCAGTAAAACCCCCAATCCCATCTTATGAATTCCAGCTGTACCAATACGATCGGGAGTTTCGAGTCTATAATCAAAATTTGATTTTTTGCCTTTCGTATGGTATTTTTTATATACTTCCTGATGGTAGGTCTCCTGATATACCAAAACCGAATAAACACCAGCCTGATGCAAACGTTCATAATCTTCGGTTGAAAGTGGCTGGACTTCCACAGAAATAATGGAGAATTCTTTTCGTATTAAGGCAATTGCATTTAGGAAGTAATTAATGTTTACGGTATAATTCGCCTCACCAGTCACCAATAAAACATGGTCAAAACCAATCTCTTTTAAAGCTTCTACTTCAATTTTTATCTCAGCATCAGAGAGGGTTTTTCGTTTGATTTTATTGTCTAAACTAAATCCGCAATACGTGCAGATGTTTTGGCATTCGTTGCTGAGATATAAAGGAGCATACATTTGTATGGTTTTGCCAAACCGTTTTTTGGTAATTTCATGGCATTTTTGAGCCATCTGCTCCAGATAGTTTTGTGCGGCAGGAGAAATCAGAGCTAAAAAATCATCGAGATTTCGTTTGGTTTTAAACAAAGAGTGTTCTACATCTTTTGATGTGGTTTGATATATTTTAGATTGAATAGTATTCCAATCATAATTCTCAAAAACCGATTTGAATGTTTTCATTGGATTGTGTTTTGTTTCACGCAGATTTTAGGAGATTTAAGCAGATAAAAAATGATTTATGTTTTGTTATTTTTATCTACAGACGTTTCTTTATATTTTATTCGCAATTCTTTTGATATCATTAAGAATGTTTAAAGTATTGAAATTTACTAGTAATCCTAGTTTCTTATTTGTTAGCCTTAGATAAGTATTAAGTTGTTTATGGTGTATTGGAGCTAAATCTTCAACTGATTTCAGCTCAATTATTACTTTGTCTTCTACTAATAAATCGATTCTAAAAGCTGGATCTAATATCATTTCATCATATGTGATTTTTATTTCAATTTGTTTCTGGACTTTCAAGTCTAATTTTTCTAATTCGTAAAATAAAGCACTTTCATAAACAGATTCAAACAATCCAGGACCCAACTTATTATATACTTTAAAAATTGCTCCTCTTATTAAGTATGAGATTTCATTTTCATTCATTATTCTATTAATTTAAAAACGATTCAAAAATAAAGAATTTTCTCTCTTTTTTATGTTTGTTTTTCAAATCAATTTAAGACAGTGACGAACAAAAAAATAATCATTTTTTATCTGCTTAAATCTCCTAAAATCTGCGTGAAATATTTTTATTCATATAAAAAAGAGGTCAAAGGACTTGAAGCCATGGCATAATTTTGTTGAGGAGCAATTTTAGCTTCAAAGGCTTTTCGGCCTGCAATGACAGCCTCTTTAAAGGCTTCGGCCATTAATGTCGGATTTCCTGCAACCGCAATTGCCGTATTAACCAAAACTGCATCTGCTCCCATTTCCATGGCTTTTGCAGCATCAGACGGAGCCCCAATTCCGGCATCGACGATTACGGGAACATTACTTTGTTCGATAATAATCTCCAAAAAATCAATCGTTTTTAGACCCTTGTTACTTCCAATTGGGGAGCCTAAGGGCATAACAGCGGTGGTTCCGGCACTCTCAAGATGTTTGCATAAAACGGGATCGGCATGGATGTATGGCAGGATAAAAAAACCAAGTTTAGCGAGTTCCTCTGTCGCTTTTAAAGTTTCTATCGGATCGGGCATAAGATATTTCGGATCAGGATGAATTTCAAGTTTCAGCCAATTCGTTTCTAATGCTTCTCTCGCTAATTGTGCAGCGAAAACAGCCTCTTTGGCGTTTCGTGCTCCCGATGTATTGGGTAATAAATGAATGTTTGGATGATTTAAGTGCGTTAGAATAGCATCAGTTTCGGTTTCGAGATCGATACGTTTCAGTGCTACAGTGACCAACTCACTTTCTGATGCCAAAATAGCATTCTCCATTTCCAGATTCGAACCAAATTTTCCTGTTCCTAAAAATAGACGGGAGGTTAAGGTTTTGTCTCCGATGTTAAACAATGACGTTTGCATATAACTTTTCGTTTAATTGTTGAATGAGTTTTTCTTTTTGATTACTTTCTGTAAGCATTCCGGAGATCGCAATTCCATGAATCCCGGTTTCCATTAAGGGAGCGACATCGTTCAGAGTGATTCCCCCAATGGCATAAACAGGAATCTCCAGTTTATTGCGTTTTAACTCTTGAATAATTTTAAAATAACCCGACAATCCCAGAATTGGACTTAGTTTTTCTTTGGTTGCTGTAAAGCGAAAGGGGCCCAAACCAATATAATCGCAGCCATTTTTGATATGATTTTCAATGTCTTCATAAGTGTTGGCTGTTGCCCCTATGATTTTGGTATTTCCGAGTATTGCCCTTGCTTCGTCAATTTTCATATCCGATAGTCCGAGATGAACTCCGTCTGCAGCGATTTGCTGAGCGAGATATAGGTTGTCGTTCACAATAAAATTAGCGAGATACTCTTCACATAAAAATTTTACAGCTTCCGCCAGAGTAAAAGTGTCTTTTTCAGTTTGATTTTTAAAACGGAGCTGCACCCAATCGCATCCGGCATCTAAAGCCTGATGGATATTATACAGCTGTTCTTCTATTGTTTTTCCCTGCGAGATATATTGTAATTTATGATACATAATGATGTCCGATTAAGGTTGGGGTGGAATTCAGGTATTTTTCTATGTAGTTTTTCGCATTCCTGCAAGCTTCTTCCAAAGATTGATTCCGTGCAAGATTTGCAGCTATTGCAGCCGATAATACACAGCCTGAGCCATGTTTTGCGAAGCATTTTTTATCAGAAGGCAGAAGATCGATGATTTCGTCTTTCAGGAACAAACGATCAGTTCCGGTTGCCGAAGAATTGTGCCCGCCTTTTAATAGAATGTTTGTTGGAAATTTATTCTGAAACTCAAGTTGATTGATAATAAACCCCGGAAACAATATTTCAATTTCGTTGTAATTAGGAGTAATTAAATCAATTTTTGACAACGTTTGATTTAATTCTAAACGATCTTTAATGCTCATAAATTCAAATTGTGTTGACGATTTTAAAACCGGATCCCAGACGATTAAAGTGCTTGGGGATATTCGTTTTATAGCCGAAAGAATGTGGTTCAGATAATTTAAAGAAGGAACAATTCCAATTTTGACGGTACTGATTTTATAACGCTCAAAAAAGGTTTCAATTGACGAAATCACAAAACTCAAATCAGTCCATTGAATTTCAATAAATCGATCTTCCGTTTGAAGGGTATTAGCGGTTAAAATGCCAAATCCAGTGACCTGATGCTGTTCAAATGTTTTGACATCTGCCAAAACACCGGCACCGCCCGAAGGATCAAAACCTGCTATTGAAAGTGCGATTGGACGATTTGCTGACATAATTTGAATTGTTTTATAGGGTTTTCATTTTTCCAGATTGCTCCCAGAAGAGCCATGCCGTCAAAACCATTTTCTAGTGTTTTTTTGATGTTTTTAGCATCAATTCCTCCTAAAGCGATAACTTTAGTGATGTGATTTGTTCTTGAGTTTAAAGCTTCAAAAAGATTCGTCTCCGGATGATAGTTCTCTTTGGAAATGCTTTTGTAAACCGGACTTAAAAAAGCATAGTCAAACTCTGGCGGTAAGGAATTAAAATCTTCTATTGAATGGGTTGCTGTCGAAAATGATTTTCCTTCTGAAGAAATTAAAGTGTTATTTTTTCTTTCTTTTTCCGAAAAATGAATTCTGTTAATTCCAAAGTCTTCCGCCAAAACGTGATGACTGTGTAAGACTAAATGGCTTCGATATTCAGGTTTTATCTGCTGAATGAATCGAGCCATTTCAATTTCAGAAAAATCAGGCTTCCGAATATGAAGTAAAGCCAATCCTTCTTCAAATAGAGAATGAACGATATTTGTTTCATTTTTAATTGGGGAAGGATTGGTAATTACGATCATATATTTTCTTCACTAACTATATTAAATATAAATCTCTTTCCCCTGCTCGATAAACTCTTCTGATTTTTCTTGCATGCCTTTTTCGGCTGCAGCTACATCACGAATTTCCTGAGAGATCTTCATGGAGCAGAATTTAGGACCGCACATCGAACAAAAGTGAGCGACTTTCGCACCATCGGCAGGAAGGGTTTCATCGTGAAACTCTCTAGCCGTATCAGGGTCAAGGGCTAAATTGAACTGATCTTCCCAACGGAATTCAAAACGGGCTTTACTTAAAGCATTGTCGCGGTATTGTGCTCCCGGGTGACCTTTGGCAAGATCGGCAGCATGTGCCGAAATTTTATACGTGATTACACCATCTTTCACATCTTTTTTGTTAGGCAAGCCAAGATGTTCCTTTGGAGTAACATAACACAACATCGCACAGCCATACCAGCCAATCATCGCTGCTCCAATAGCAGAAGTTATGTGATCATAACCTGGTGCAATGTCCGTCGTTAGTGGACCTAAAGTATAAAAAGGAGCTTCATGACAATGTTCCAGTTGTTTGTCCATGTTTTCTTTAATCATGTGCATCGGAACGTGACCGGGACCTTCAATGAAAACCTGAACATCGTGTTTCCAGGCAATTTTAGTTAATTCTCCTAGGGTTTCCAGTTCTGCAAATTGTGCTGCATCGTTGGCATCTGCAATAGAACCCGGACGTAAACCGTCTCCAAGAGAAAAAGCCACGTCATATTGTTTCATGATTTCGCAGATTTCCTCAAAATGAGTGTACAAAAAGTTTTCTTTATGATGAAACAAGCACCATTTGGCCATGATAGATCCTCCACGCGAAACAATTCCGGTAACGCGATTGGCAGTCAAATGAATATAACGCAACAGTACTCCGGCATGAATCGTAAAATAAGAAACACCTTGCTCTGCCTGTTCAATTAAAGTGTCACGAAAAACTTCCCAGGTTAAATCTTCGGCAATTCCTTTTACTTTTTCTAAAGCCTGATAGATCGGAACCGTACCAATTGGAACAGGAGAGTTACGGATAATCCACTCTCTGGTTTCGTGAATGTTTTTGCCTGTTGATAAGTCCATAATCGTATCAGCACCCCAACGACAAGCCCAGACTGCTTTTTCTACTTCTTCTTCAATACTCGAAGTCACGGCGCTATTGCCAATGTTAGCGTTTATCTTAACCAAAAAGTTGCGGCCAACGATCATAGGCTCACTTTCAGGATGATTAATGTTGTTGGGGATAATGGCTCTTCCGCAAGCTACTTCGCTGCGGACAAATTCGGGAGTGATTTTACTTTTAGGGGTATTAGCTCCAAAACTATGACCACCGTGCTGACATTGCATCGCTTTGGTTTGTTCGTTTAAAAGCTCTATTCGCTGGTTCTCACGAATAGCAATATATTCCATCTCAGGAGTAATAATACCTTGTTTGGCGTAATATAATTGTGAAACATTAGCGCCTTTTTTAGCTCTTTTAGGCTGATGTAAATATTCAAATCGAAGATGATTTAAGCTCTCATCGCGCAATCGGCTTTGTCCGTAATCTGAAGTGATTTCATTCAGAATTTCGACATCATTACGGTCTAAAATCCATTGTTCTCTTAGTCTTGGAAGACCTTTTCTAATATCGATTTCAATAT
This window encodes:
- the thiH gene encoding 2-iminoacetate synthase ThiH — translated: MKTFKSVFENYDWNTIQSKIYQTTSKDVEHSLFKTKRNLDDFLALISPAAQNYLEQMAQKCHEITKKRFGKTIQMYAPLYLSNECQNICTYCGFSLDNKIKRKTLSDAEIKIEVEALKEIGFDHVLLVTGEANYTVNINYFLNAIALIRKEFSIISVEVQPLSTEDYERLHQAGVYSVLVYQETYHQEVYKKYHTKGKKSNFDYRLETPDRIGTAGIHKMGLGVLLGLEDWRTDSFFNALHLDYLQKKYWQTKYSVSFPRLRPAEGIIEPNFIMDDKDLTQLICAYRLWNEDLEISISTRENEKFRNNIIPIGVTSMSAGSKTNPGGYVVDPQSLEQFEISDERSAKEIAQIITNSGYEPVWKDWDKSFSLQI
- a CDS encoding GxxExxY protein — its product is MNENEISYLIRGAIFKVYNKLGPGLFESVYESALFYELEKLDLKVQKQIEIKITYDEMILDPAFRIDLLVEDKVIIELKSVEDLAPIHHKQLNTYLRLTNKKLGLLVNFNTLNILNDIKRIANKI
- a CDS encoding thiazole synthase, encoding MQTSLFNIGDKTLTSRLFLGTGKFGSNLEMENAILASESELVTVALKRIDLETETDAILTHLNHPNIHLLPNTSGARNAKEAVFAAQLAREALETNWLKLEIHPDPKYLMPDPIETLKATEELAKLGFFILPYIHADPVLCKHLESAGTTAVMPLGSPIGSNKGLKTIDFLEIIIEQSNVPVIVDAGIGAPSDAAKAMEMGADAVLVNTAIAVAGNPTLMAEAFKEAVIAGRKAFEAKIAPQQNYAMASSPLTSFLYE
- a CDS encoding thiamine phosphate synthase; the protein is MYHKLQYISQGKTIEEQLYNIHQALDAGCDWVQLRFKNQTEKDTFTLAEAVKFLCEEYLANFIVNDNLYLAQQIAADGVHLGLSDMKIDEARAILGNTKIIGATANTYEDIENHIKNGCDYIGLGPFRFTATKEKLSPILGLSGYFKIIQELKRNKLEIPVYAIGGITLNDVAPLMETGIHGIAISGMLTESNQKEKLIQQLNEKLYANVIV
- a CDS encoding hydroxymethylpyrimidine/phosphomethylpyrimidine kinase is translated as MSANRPIALSIAGFDPSGGAGVLADVKTFEQHQVTGFGILTANTLQTEDRFIEIQWTDLSFVISSIETFFERYKISTVKIGIVPSLNYLNHILSAIKRISPSTLIVWDPVLKSSTQFEFMSIKDRLELNQTLSKIDLITPNYNEIEILFPGFIINQLEFQNKFPTNILLKGGHNSSATGTDRLFLKDEIIDLLPSDKKCFAKHGSGCVLSAAIAANLARNQSLEEACRNAKNYIEKYLNSTPTLIGHHYVS
- a CDS encoding thiamine phosphate synthase, with translation MIVITNPSPIKNETNIVHSLFEEGLALLHIRKPDFSEIEMARFIQQIKPEYRSHLVLHSHHVLAEDFGINRIHFSEKERKNNTLISSEGKSFSTATHSIEDFNSLPPEFDYAFLSPVYKSISKENYHPETNLFEALNSRTNHITKVIALGGIDAKNIKKTLENGFDGMALLGAIWKNENPIKQFKLCQQIVQSHFQ
- the thiC gene encoding phosphomethylpyrimidine synthase ThiC, giving the protein MTTEEQISRTPFPNSKKVYINGEIHPIKVAMREIHLSDTKLSNGGIEKNPPVTVYDTSGPYTDPNIEIDIRKGLPRLREQWILDRNDVEILNEITSDYGQSRLRDESLNHLRFEYLHQPKRAKKGANVSQLYYAKQGIITPEMEYIAIRENQRIELLNEQTKAMQCQHGGHSFGANTPKSKITPEFVRSEVACGRAIIPNNINHPESEPMIVGRNFLVKINANIGNSAVTSSIEEEVEKAVWACRWGADTIMDLSTGKNIHETREWIIRNSPVPIGTVPIYQALEKVKGIAEDLTWEVFRDTLIEQAEQGVSYFTIHAGVLLRYIHLTANRVTGIVSRGGSIMAKWCLFHHKENFLYTHFEEICEIMKQYDVAFSLGDGLRPGSIADANDAAQFAELETLGELTKIAWKHDVQVFIEGPGHVPMHMIKENMDKQLEHCHEAPFYTLGPLTTDIAPGYDHITSAIGAAMIGWYGCAMLCYVTPKEHLGLPNKKDVKDGVITYKISAHAADLAKGHPGAQYRDNALSKARFEFRWEDQFNLALDPDTAREFHDETLPADGAKVAHFCSMCGPKFCSMKISQEIRDVAAAEKGMQEKSEEFIEQGKEIYI